The Orcinus orca chromosome 20, mOrcOrc1.1, whole genome shotgun sequence region TTTGTGATAGGCATTAgagatattttctcagtttattaTATCTTGGACTTTCTTATGCTGTCTTCTGTCATAATAAAGTTATAAATATGCACAGTGTGTCAAATTGATCAATCTTTTCCCTTATGCTTCTAGATTTTGAGTCAGACTATAGAGGAATTTACCTGTTTTCTCCTAATGCTTCGATGGTTTTTTATCCactgtggtagccagcctccaagatgaccACCAATGTTCCCTACCACCTGGTGTTTTCATGTAGTCCCCTCTCACACGGAATAGAGCTGACCAGTGTAACAACAGGATACTGTGCAAGTGATGGAATGTGACTCCTGAGGCTAAGTCAGGAAATGCATCATGACTTCTTCCTTCCACTCTCTTGGATCATTCACTACCATGTCTCAAAGACATCCAAGCAGCACTATGGAGAGGCCAAtatggtgaggaactgaggcctctggCCAACGGCCATATGAGTGAGACATTGTAGAAATGGATCCCTCAGCCCCTAACCAAGCCCCAGCTGACATGCTCACCAGTCTCATGTGAAATACTGAGACAGAACAACCCAGCTAAGATGCTCTTGAAATCttgatccacagaaactgtgagataataaatgttcattgtttgAAGCCACCGAGTTTTCAACCTCCCAAGCTAAAACTTTAACTCCTTCTTTTCCCTTGCTCTGCATATTCAACCAATTACCACGTTACCTCAAGTCTACCTCCTAAATACTCTCTGGTGAAtcattcccttcctcccacctcaccccctcTTCACAGCCACTCTCCTAGTTTAGACCCTCACCATTTCTTCCCCAGCACGTTCCACGGGCCTCCAGAACAGCCCCATCCAGTTGAGTCATCAGGCTGTTGTCAGGGTGACCTTTGAAGATATGAACTTAATCATGTCACCACCTTTTATGGCTTCCCATGGCTTAAAGCACTGAAATCACCTGGAGAAGTTGGGGGATTGTTAaaaacacaggctccagggtgccaTCGTAGACTCCACAATAGATTGTGAAATGATTGTCTCAGAGCAGAGAGCCATGCAGTGGGAAAGCAGGTAAGGGAGGGGTCCCTAACTGTGGATTATGCAGAGACTCAAGACGGATGAAATTTGGCAgactcccccccctcccccaacctgccAGTACATGTGATCTCCCTTGGcctctgtgtgtttttctaaACATGTGGTCTTGTTTCCTGTTTCTGGGATGCGGTCAATACACAGGGATCTGCATCTTTAGAAAATGATGCCAACAAAAATCAACCTAAATACTACTGTTGCCCTCTCTGGATTCTCCCCCAGGGAATATCCCACATTAAAATGATAGTTTGAAAATGAGGCTCAACAATAGTCTATATGCATATCCGGACACATAACAAATGGGTGATCAACTATAACAGCTATTGTGGAGAAACCGTTAGTAACGGATAAGGCGCTATAAAAGAGAAGACTGCTTTAACAGGCTCTTTCTAAAGGTGGAGCAGAGCAAAATTTCCATCTCTAGGCTTGGATTAAAATTCTCCCATGAAAGTGGAAATTATCCAGTGACCTAAGATGCTTAAGGTGGTCCCAGGTGCCCTGACAATAAAAGGTGTCCAGATCACAAGATGGGAGCTTGTCTGGGGATTCAAGGAGGACCTTTCACACTCAGACTGTGCAGTGTGAAATTTGTAATTTGGTATCTGGTTCATGCATCAGTTTTTCATTGCAAAGCTCGGACACCTAGCCCTTGGACGCCCCCCCatccacccctaccccacccccccgccaaagGAAACAAACCCTCTTTGTTTAATCGAGAAAGTCCTAGTTCTCGGGTTTTGGTCGGATAGGTGTCACCAGACCTAGGTTTGCATCGCACTTTTACCTCGACAAGTCATTGTGCAATCATAAGCATTCCTGCTCTTGGTCCGAGTGTCCTGAGTGAGGGTGTTGAGGCCCTCCTAGCAAGCGGCTGTGACAGCCCTTGCCCCGCGAGAGTGACCCGGCTGGGAACAACGGCACTCGAGGCGGAGCTTCACCGCACTGGCACACGCCTGCTTCTTCCCCTTACAGGCAGGCGCGGGTGAGGCCAAACAGCCCGGGTTCACCGATCGCCCAGCGCGCACCTTGCCGGGAGTTCACCCAGCGAGACGCCGGCCTCCGTCCTCAGGCCCGGGGAAAACTCCAGCCTCACCAGAAGCTGAGCCCGGAAGCCGCGCGCCGCCACACGCCATGAGCGGCCCCCTGCGGCCGGGCCCAAGCAGTTGGCGGCGGGCGGCCACCGTGGTGCTGGCTGCGGGCTGGACGCTCCCGGTGGCCGCCGCCCCGCCGCGGCCCCCGCCGCCCGCCGAGGGCTtccggctgctgctgctgctgcgctCCGCGCGCCAAGGCTTCTTGCCCGGGGCGCACGTCTTCCCGGGTGGGGTGCTGGACGCGGCAGACCGCTCGGCCGACTGGCTGAGCCTCTTCGCGCCGCACCACCGGCCGCCCCGCTTCGGCCTGGGCCCGGCGCCGCCCAGACGCGCCACCTTCCCGGTGCTGCCTGATGCCAGGCCCGGAGCCGCCGACGGGGACGAGGCGGCGCTGCCGGATGACGTTGCCTTCCGCATCTGCGCCATCCGCGAGGCCTTCGAGGAGGCTGGCGTGCTGCTGCTGCGGCCCAGGGGCCCCGGGCCCATCGCGTCCGAGCCGGGCCGCGCCCTCGCGCCGCCGCCGGCCCTGGCCGACTGGCGCGCCCGCGTCCGCCGAGACCCGCAGCATTTCCTGCGCCTGTGCGCTCACCTAGACTGCACTCCCGACATCTGGGCGCTGCACGACTGGAGCGCCTGGCTCACGCCTTTCACGCAGCGCCGTGGCCGCCGCTTCGAGACCACCTTCTTTCTGTGCTGCCTGTGCGAGCCGCCGCCGGTCTTCCCCGACTTGGTGGAGGTGGTGGACTGCCAGGTAGGCGTCCTCCCGGCGCGGAGTAGGGACCCACTGGAGCTTGGGAATGAGGATCCCACCCCCGGCCGGCGGCCCAGGCCCACCCGGAACCTCCAGATAGGCCGGGCCCAGGGAAGCTAATTCGCTTGCTCAGGCACATACAGCCAGTACGCGACTGAGCGGGCATGGGACTCAGGTGGTCCGGTCCCCGGCCAGCACGCTAAAGCCATGACCTTGGTGAACTGCTTTCTACTTTCCCCGGCTTCACAGCCCCAGGGCCTCGACGATGTCTCCCCACGCGGTTTCTCCAGCAGGAGGCCAGCGGAGACGCTAGGAGCTCTGCTAGCGCTGATCAGGTGCCAGGCTCCTTCCTAAGCACTTGCCGTGCATTAACTCATTTCAACCCCCAGCAGTTTGTTTCCTCATagttcagtcttttaaaatttatttgagacTGTTTaatttgagacttgttttatggccacGAATATGGTCTACCTTGGTGAATGATCCCTCTGCAcctaaaaagaatgtgtattctgctgtatTTGATAGAGTGTTTGTAGAACTGTCAGTTAGGTTAAGTTCGTTGATAGTGTCCTCAGGTCTTTCATATCATTTACCTGTTCCATCAAGTACTGAGAAAGGAATGCTGAAATCTTCAAAGAATAATTGcggatttgtctttttctattttcagtttttcagttcCATCAGGTTTTGCTTCGTGTATTCTGAAGCTCCCTTGTGAGGTGCTGCATAGGACTATTCAAGCTTGATGGATTGAGCCTTTGATTATgatgaaatattcttctttatCCCTGGCAATGTTCCTTATTCTGAAATCTGAAGTTTACCATCTGATACTAATACAGCCGCTCAGACTTTCATTTGATTAGCAATAGcatagtatatctttttccattctttacttttaatctgtgtctttatatttaaagtgtgtttcctgtaggcagcatatagtctTACTTTTTTATCCAATATGACAGTTTCTGCCTTTCAACTGAAGTGTTTAGATCATTTGTATTCAGTGTTATTCTCAATAAGGTTAACTTCAAATCTACCATCTTGCTGTTAGTTTTTTAGTCTGTCCCCTCTATTCTTtgaactgtttttcttcttttcctgactTCTTTTGGATTAACTGAGTATTTTTAGGACTGTGTTTTATCTCCATTATTGACTTATTAACTGTACTTTTTGTGATTGCTTTAGGGTTTGCAATATACATCTGTCATTTCATGTGTAGTATTAGAACCTTAAAATAATATacttccatttctcccctcctgtcatttatgcttttgttgtcatacatttgacttttatttctattataaactCTATAATACactgattatttttgctttaaatagtcaATCTGTTAAAGACTGTGAAAATGAGGGGGAAATGTCTTTTATGTTTACCTGCACATGTACCATTCTTAGCACTCTTCATTACTTTGTGTGGATTTAATCTACATCTGGTATCTTTCTGCCTAAAGAACTACCTCTAATATGTCATGTATTTCAGATCTTCTAAATTTGTTTAGAATGAATGAATCTAAATTCATTCTAAACAGTGAATCTTCTAAATTTTGTCTGAAAATACGttattttgcttttggtttttgaaagatattttggctgggtatagaattctatgtAGGTTaacagggtttgtttttttttttctctctcagtaCTTAAAAATCTTGCTTCATTATTTTCTGGTTTGCATAACCTTCTGttgagaagtctttttttttcttccagttttattgagatataattgacatacagcactgtgtaagtttaaggtgacagcataatgatttgacttacatatccCATGACATAATTACCACAGTAAAtatagtgaacatccatcatctcatagaaaagtttgcttttaactctctgttcctctgtatgtaatgtgtgtttgtgtttttggtgtaTGTGGCTACTCTAAATATTTCCTCTTAATTATTGGTGTTCagtaatttgattatgatgtgcgtggttttctttttgttttatgatttaattatttgtttcttcaaatatttttcacctCCCTCTGTTTTCTGGGATTCCATGTATGTTGGACTACTTGATAATGTTCCACAGGTCCCTGGtgccttgttcatttttttcaatcttttttcttctctgctttattttgaatAGATTTATtgctatattttcaaattttctcccttttctttcttttttttaaaaataaatttatttattttatttatttatttttggctgtgttgggtctttgttgctgcatgcaggctttctctagttgtggcgagtggggtctactcttggatgcggtgcgcgggcttctcattgcagtggttctcaacatggGATGATTTACCCATCCCACCCTCAGGTGCATTTAGCAGTGTCAGGAGACATTCTTGGTTGTCACAACTCAGGGACTTCTACCGGCTTCTACTGGGTGgagcccagggatgctgctgaataTCCTtccacaaagaattatctggcttaAAGTGTCAGTACTGCCGAAGTTCAGAAACTGAGGGGC contains the following coding sequences:
- the NUDT19 gene encoding acyl-coenzyme A diphosphatase NUDT19, whose protein sequence is MSGPLRPGPSSWRRAATVVLAAGWTLPVAAAPPRPPPPAEGFRLLLLLRSARQGFLPGAHVFPGGVLDAADRSADWLSLFAPHHRPPRFGLGPAPPRRATFPVLPDARPGAADGDEAALPDDVAFRICAIREAFEEAGVLLLRPRGPGPIASEPGRALAPPPALADWRARVRRDPQHFLRLCAHLDCTPDIWALHDWSAWLTPFTQRRGRRFETTFFLCCLCEPPPVFPDLVEVVDCQWSSPSEATESFISKEIWLAPPQFYEIRRLEHFASLSDLHEFCLDRELEGVERWLPITLLTADGTIQLLPGDEMYLEDSNYLENLMSTEKKNEEIMKGGKKFHRIVMYNRHDYNIHVTVQSKYKHVYPKNYVVSKSRL